CCCGGATCGCGCTGAGGCAATCCGGCCGCCGTCCGCTTCTCCGACGAGGTTTCCACCGCCCGCCGGGCAGCCTGCCAGCCTTCGTCACCTGGGGATTCGAAGGAGGCGGCGACTTGGGACCGGTCCGAGCTCGGGTCCGACAGCCACGCCGACATCATCTCGGCGAAGATCGGCGTACCACCCAGCGTGGGCCCGGCGTCGGCTGCGGGCTGCAGCCGGGTCTGGAAGAACGAAGCTGTCTTCTGCGTATTCGACTTGTAGCTGTGGCGGCCACGTTCGCGACCGTCACCGCCGGCGGAGTCCGCGCTCGTTCCGTCCGCGGAGCTGTCCCCCTGCGGCGCATCGCGTCCGGGCAGGCTCAGCCCCGGTGTCGGTTCCGGGCGCGGCGGCAGGCCCGCGCCGGGCTGCCGCTGCGGCAGTCCGCCCGCGGCCGAACCGCGTTGCGGGAGACCACTACCGGAATCACGCTGCGGCAAGCCGTCGCCCGACTCCCGCCGTGGCAACCCACCACCCGAATCACGCTGCGGCAAGCCGGCACCGGACTCCCGCTGCGGCAAGCCGTTACCCGACTCCCGCTGCGGCAGACCACTACCCGACTCCCGCTGTGGCAAGCCACTACCGGCGCCCCGCTGCGGCAGGGCACTACCGGAATCACGCTGCGGCAAGCCACTACCGGACTCCCGCTGCGGCAGACCGTTACCCGGCTCGCGATGCAGTCCGGTGGGTCCGGATTCACGTCCGGGCGCACCGTTGGATCCGGGTGTGCGCTGCGGCAGGCCGCCCGCGGCAGATCCTTGCTGCGCCCGGCCGTTGCCGTTCGCCGACTCCCGCTGCGGCAGACCACCACTCGCGGATTCCCGCTGCGGCAGACCGCTGGGGGCCTCGGAGGCCGGTGCGCCGTTGGTCCCCGGTGTGCGCTGCGGCAGACCGGTGGGGCCGAGTTCACGAGCCGGTGGCTTCGGCGCGGGACGTTCGTCCGCACCGCCCGGCGCCGAGGAGCCCGGCCCCCGCTGCGGCAGACCGGATCCGCCGCGCGGCGGCAGGCCACCGGCACCCGGCTCCCGCGGGGGCAGTCCCGAACCGGAATCACGCTGCGGCAGGCCACTTCCGCTCGGCGGCCGCTGCGGCAGACCGGTCGGACGGCCCGGACGCGGCGGCTGACCGGCCGCACCCGGCTGACGCTTGAGCATATTGGCGGCCAGACCGGAGGTCGGCTGCGGCGTAGTGGATCCGCCACGCTGTGGCAGGTTCGCACCCGGCTGCGAGGACGGCGACTGCGGTCCGTTGGCGCCCGGCTCGCGCTGCGGCAGCCCCGGCATACCCGATTCCGACATCCGGGTGGTCGCGTCGGCGCGCTGACCGGAGCCGGCGTCGGCGAGGGGATGACGCGCCGACGGCGCATTGGCACCGGGCTGGCGCTGCGGCAACCCACCCGGGACGGCATTGCCCGGCTGGCGCTGCGGCAGCCCACCGGCGGCCGCACCGCCGGCGGGCGCGGCGGTGCCGTTGGCCCGCACCGTGCGGTCGTCCTCGGCATCGGCGGCCGGCGAGACCGGAATCGGCCCGCTCACACCCGGATCCACCGTGACCATCATGTTGCCGCTCGGCGTCCGGGTGACGCCGCGCATCTGCATCGACGACGCCGCGGACGGGGCGGCGGGGCGCTGGGTGGGAACCGACATCTGCTCGCCGGACTGGGCCGGCACGGAGACCGAACCACCCGACGGCGCGACGATGATCGCCTTGGGCACATGCACGGTCACCGTGACACCCGGATCACGAGCGGTGTCGAAGGTCGAGCGCAGCCGGACGTTCAGACCGTGGCGCTCGGCGAGCCGGCCGACCACGAACAGACCCATGTGACGCGCGGTGTCGCGGCCGACCTCCGCGGTCGATTCCAGCCGCTTGTTGATCGCGGCCATCTCCGCGGGCGGCATGCCGATACCGCGGTCGGCGACCTCGATCAGCAGACCCTGATCGTGGGCCTGCGCGAAGGTGAACTTGACGTCGGTCTCCGGCGGCGAGGCGCGCAGCGCGTTGTCGAGCAGCTCGGCGAACAGGTGCGCCAGGTCGGAGGCCGCCGGTTCGGTGACGGCGCCGCGCGGGGTCGCGCCCAGCTTCACGCGTTCGTAGTCCTCGACCTCGGAGATGGCCGCACGCAGCACGTCGGCGATCTCGACCGGCGCGGACTTGGTGCGACGCTGCCGGGTACCGGCGAGAATCAGCAGGTTGTCGCCGTTTCGGCGCATACGGGCGGCGAGGTGGTCCAGCCGGAAGAGGTTCTCCAGCAGACGCGGATCCTTCTCGTCGTACTCCATCGCCTCGATGAGCGAGAGCTGATGGTCGACCAGCGATTTGGACCGCCGCGCCAGGGTTTCGAACATGTCGTTGACCTGGGTACGCATCGAGGCCTGATCGGCCGCCAAGCGCAGCGCCTGACCGTGGATGTCGTCGACGGCACGAGCGAGCTGGCCGACCTCTTCCTCGGTGTGCACCGGCATGGGTTCGAGCGGCACATCCTCGGGGCTGGCGCCGTCGCGCAGTCGCGAGACCTCGTAGCCGAGGTCGTGCTCGGCGACGCGCAGCGCGGCGAGGCGCAGCTTACGCAGCGGCACGATCATCGCCCGGGCGACGAGGACGGCGAAGATCAACGCGGCGAGGATCGTCAGGACAACGATGATGGCGTACTGGATCGCGCCGGCGCGCGCCGTGCTCGCCAGGTCGTCGACCTGCTTGGTGATATCCCCGGTGGAGGCGTTGACGATCTTGGTGTAGTCGGCGAGGCTGTCGACCAGCGACTGCCGGATGTCCAGGATGGGCAGCTGGCCGACGTCGACCGTCGGGCCGCTGGTCATCGAGATCCGGTTGTCGAGCAGGGTGTTCAGCTCGGCGATGGTCGGATCGCCCTCGGGGAAGCGCTTGGCCAGCAGGCCGAGCATGTACTTCTCGGTATTGGCCGCGATCTGGAAGTCGTGCAGACCACCCTTGGCGTCACCGGTGAGGGTCTTGGCGGCCGCGGCGACCTGGGAAACCTCCACCGCGCGGGTGTTCAGGGCGTCGACCAGGCGCAGCTTGGCGTTCTCGACCCCGGGGTCGGAGACCTGCGACACGATCTCCTCGACCGTGCGCACGCTGTTCTGCCGGATCGACTCTTCCTGATTGATCGCGTCGGCGAGGACCGGCGAGGGCTTGGTGCCCTGCGCGCGAACCGTCTGCGCGCCCTTGATCATCTGCTCGAGCGCATCGCGGGCGCCGGGCACACCGTCCAGCTTGCCCGCGGCCTTCTGCGCGGTCTGGATGGCGGCATCCAGCTTGGTCAGGTCAGCGTCCTGGACCAACGATTGTGTGGGGCTGATGGCGGCCATCTGGCCACCGGCCACCGTCGCGGCCGCACCACTCAGACCGGTGACCGCCGGAATCGCCTCGACGTGGTCGACCGACTGGTTCAGGTGGCTCGAGTCGCTGAACTCGGACGCGATCCTGGAAGCGCCGAGCACCACCGCGACGAGCAGCGGCACGGCCAGCACAGCCGTGACCTTCCAGCGCAGGTCCCAGTTGCCGAGCGCCCAGCGCCTCCCAACGGGCCTAGCGGCGTCACGCATCTCCAACTCACTTTCCAAACTGGCCCCAGCCACGCGCCGACAGCGAGCCTCCACGATCGCACGCGCGGCTCGATAAGCAGAACGGGCCGGGAACTGCGGCTGGCCGATAAATTGCGTCCATGACGGCCGAAATATGTGACATGCGATTCTAACGGATCAATAACTTCTTGTGCGACCTCTTGGTAACCACCAGTCGTTGACCTGGCTGTTCCAGCCAAACTCAAAGGTCGCGGCGGCCGCCCGGACGTCGCGTGAAGTCTGCCACAATCAGGCAGATCTATCGAGGCGGGTATCGAGGCGAGGCAGGGAGTCATACGGTTGAACGCGAAGCAGGAGTACCGGCCCACCTACCAGACCAGCCTGGTCGACCCCTCGGACTTCTGGCGCAGCGCGGCCGAGGCGATCAGCTGGGACGTTGCGCCCACCCAGATCCTCGACACCACGGCGAAGCCGACGGCACGGTGGTTTCCCGATGCTCGCCTCAACACCTCCTACAACGCCCTCGATCGTCATGTGCGCGATCTCACAGTGGAACCGCCCTCGACAGCTGACGATACCGCCACCGCCACCGAAACGGCCATTTCCGACAAAATGGGCGGTCGCGCGGACCAGCCCGCCCTAATATACGACTCCGCTATGACGGGCACCACACTCGTCTACACCTACGCCGAACTCCTGGCCGAGGTCGCCCAGTTCGCCGGCGCGATGCTGCGACTGGGCGTACGCACCGGCGACCGTGTCGTCATCTATATGCCGATGATCCCCGAGGCGGTGATCGCGATGCTGGCCTGCGCGCGGATCGGCGCCGTGCACTCGGTGGTCTTCGGCGGATTCGCCGCGCACGAACTGGCCGCCCGCATCGACGACGCGGAACCGGTCCTGATCGTGACCGCCTCCGGCGGACTGGAGCCGAACAAGCGAATCGAATATCCGCCGATCGTCCTGCAGGCCCTCGATCAGGTGCGGACCGCCGCGCCCCGCACCGTGGTGGTCAAGCAGCGCGAGGGTTTTCCGACCATCCGGTTCGCCGCACCTCAACCCGCCACCGAAACCCTGCCCGATTCCGCCGCGACCGTCGCCGCCCGCTGGCTGGACTGGGAGGATATGGTCCGCGACGCCGAACCGGCCGATCCGGTCTCGGTGGCGGCCACCGATCCGCTCTACATCCTCTACACCTCCGGCACCACCGGGAAGCCCAAGGGCGTGGTCCGCGACAACGGCGGACATGCCGTCGCCCTGGCATGGTCGATGCGCAACATCTACGACGTCTCCGGTGGTCAGGTCATGCTGACCACCTCCGATATCGGCTGGGTGGTCGGCCACTCCTATATCGTCTACGCCCCGCTGCTGGTCGGCGCGACGACGATCCTCTTCGAAGGCAAACCGATCGGTACGCCGGATTCGGGCACCTACTGGCGGCTGGTCGAGCAGTACGGCGTGCACGTGATGTTCACCGCGCCGACCGCCCTGCGCGCCATCCGCCGCGCCGACCCCGAGGCCGCGCTCGCCCGCCGCCACGACCTGTCCTCGCTGCGGGCACTGTTCTGCGCCGGTGAGCGCCTCGATCCGGCCACCTACGACTGGACCCGCGAGACGGTGCTCGACGGATTGCCCGACTGCCCGGTGGTCGACCACTGGTGGCAGACCGAAACCGGCTGGCCGGTCTGCGCGAATCCGCTGGGACTGCAGGAACTGCCGATCAAACCGGGGTCGGCCTCCGTGCCCGTCCCCGGATATCGGCTGCGGGTGCTCGATTACGAGGGCGATGCGGTCCCCACGGGCTCGGAGGGCAATATCGTGATCGGCCTCCCACTGCCGCCCGGCTCGCTGACCACCCTGTGGCGCGACGACGAACGCTTCATCCGGTCCTATCTGTCGGGCTATCCCGGCCACTATCTGACCGGCGACTCCGGATATTTCGACGAGGACGGCTACCTGTACGTCCTCGGCCGCAGCGACGATGTGATCAATATGGCCGGCCATCGGCTCTCGGCCGGCGGCATCGAGGCGGCGATATCCGGGCATCCGGCCGTCGCCGAGACCGCGGTGATCGGCGTGGCGGACGAGCTCAAGGGGCAGCGCCCCATCGCGTACGTGGTGCTCAAGAACGGTGTGGAGATCGAACTCGCCACGCTGCGCACCGAACTCGTCGCCCGGGTCCGCGATCAGATCGGTGCCATCGCCACGCTGCACGATGTGACGGTGGTGCGCGCCCTGCCGAAGACTCGCTCCGGCAAGATCCTGCGCCGCACGATTCGCCAGATCGCCTCCGGCGAGAGCTGGGAGATGCCGGCGACCATCGAGGATCCGGCGGTCCTGATCGCACTCGAGGACCAATTGCTGGCCGGCACGGATCCGACCGCCGATCCCGCCCCCGACGACGCCACCGATCCGACCGCGACGCCGAACGGCTCGAGTATCGGTTCCTGATATCGCGCTCACCGATTGCGCTCATGGTGTTCTCAGAATCGGTTCATGGGTATCCCAGACTCCGACGATACGGTTCCGGGCACGCAACGTGCCGACGTACAGGGAGAGAGAACATGCGCATTCGCGGAATCGCCGCAACCACCCTGACCATGGCGGGTCTGGCCGCCGGAGCCGCCCTCCTGGTCCCCGCGACCGCCTCCGCCGATCCGACCGGATTGGCTGCGCCACTACTGAATTCGACCTGTAGCTTCGCTCAGGTCGACGCGGCCCTGCACGACAAGGCACCGCAGCTGGCCTCGATCCTCGACGCCAATCCGGATCAGAAGGCCGAACTGAAGGCGAAATTCGATCAGCCGGTGGAACAGCGACGCGCCGAATTCCAGCAGTATCTCGCCGAGCACCCCGACGAAGCCCAGCGCGCCCAGCAGGATCCGCGAGCGGGCGGTATGAGTCAGACCATCCAGGAAGTCGCGGATTCCTGCCACAACTACTGAGCCACCGCTCAGGGACTCGGATGGGCCCGGGCCGCCGCGAACCTCGCCGCGACGGAGCGGCGGCCAAATTACACTGCACACCGTGACGAGCAGCGATACCCCGACGGTGCTGGTGGTCGACGATGACGAGGATGTGCTGTCCTCCGTCGAGCGTGGGCTGCGGCTGTCCGGGTTCCGGGTGGTCATCGCGCGCGACGGGGCCGCCGCGCTGCGCTGTGTGGCCGAGCAGTCACCGGATGCGATCGTGCTCGATATGAACATGCCGGTGCTCGACGGCGCCGGCGTGGTGACCGCGCTGCGGGCGATGGGCAACGAGGTGCCGATCTGCGTGCTCTCGGCGCGCAGCTCGGTCGACGATCGCATCGCCGGACTCGAGTCGGGCGCCGACGACTATCTGGTGAAACCGTTCGTCCTCAAGGAATTGGTGGCCCGGATCCGGGCACTGCTGCGCCGCACCGATAATGCCCCGGCGGCGGCGCCCGGTTCGATCACGGTGGGACCGCTGCACATCGATGTCGCCGGATATCGCGCCCTGCTGAACGGCACCGAAATCGAGCTCACCAAAAGGGAATTCGAACTGCTGTCCACACTGGCCCGCAACGCCGGTGTGGTTCTGAGCCGGGAACGGCTGCTGGAGCTGGTGTGGGGCTACGACTTCGCCGCCGACACCAATGTGGTGGATGTCTTCGTCGGCTATCTGCGCCGCAAACTGGAGTCCGACGGCACCCCGCGCCTGCTGCACACCATTCGCGGGGTCGGCTTCGTCCTGCGGACGCCGAAATGAGCGGCGTCATCCTCGAATTCGCCGTGGTCGCGTCGTCGGCGGCCGCGCACGGACGGCGGGAACACCTATGACGGAAACGGCTCCAGCGCCCCCTCGCCGCCGGTTCCCCCTGCTCCGGCATTCGTATTCGCTGCGCACCCGGGTGGCGGGCGCGGCGGCGCTGGGCGCGATCATCATCACCGCGGTGCTCAGCTGGGTGTCGGTGGTGGCGCTGGGGCGCACCAACCTGGCGCAGGCCGATCAGGAGCTGACCATCGCCTCCCGCATCGTGCTGATGCAGCCGATCATCGCCGTCGGGGTGCTCTCGCTGGTCACGCCGAACAAGGACATGGCCGTGACGGTCCGCGATCACGGCGAGGTCATCGCCTCGACCAGCGTCCGGATCCCGGCGGAGGAACCGGGCTCGCATACGGTCACGATGGAGGGCACGCCGTTTCGCGTGCTCACCACCACCGAGAATCAGCCGGAGGGGCGCACGGTCTCGATCGCGATCCCGCTGACCGACGCCTATCACACCATGTCCGAACAACGCCGGTGGGTGTTGTTCGCGGCCGGTCTCGCGGTGGCCGCCGCGGCCGGGCTGGGCTGGCTCTTCGGCGGCAGCGCCGTCCGGCCGATCCGCGACCTCACCCGGCAGGTCAGCGCGCGCAGCGGGACGAGCAAGGCCGAGGTGCGGGTGGACGGCTCCGGCGTGTGGGAGGCCGAGAAGCTCTCCGACGCGGTGAATTCACTACTCGAACGGGTGCACTACGCCCAGGCCGAAACCGCGGCGGCACTCGAGACCGCTCGCGATTTCGCCGCCGTCTCCGCCCACGAGCTGCGCACTCCGCTCACCGCCATGCGCACCGACCTGGAAGTACTGCGCACACTGGATCTCGACGAGCATCAGCGCGCCGAGATCCTCGACGATCTGCATCGCAGCCAAGGCCGGGTGGAGGCGACCCTGGCGGCGCTGGAACGCCTGGCCGCCGGTGAGCTCACCGACGACCGCGACCATGTGGAAACCGACGTCGGAGATCTGGTGGACCACGCCGCGCACGACGCCATGCGGCACTTCCCCGAACTCACCGTCCGCATCGACACCGATCGCGAACTGGTCACCCGCGGACTGCCGGCCGGGCTGCGGCTGGCCGTCGACAACGCGCTGACCAATTCGGCGCGCCACGGCGGCGCCACCCAGGCACTGGTTTCCGCGCACCGCAGCCCCGGGGGGCGGATTGTCATCTCCGTCGACGACAACGGTGCGGGAATCCCGGCGGCGGAACGGCAACAGGTCTTCGACCGTTTCATCCGCGGCGCCAACGCCACCAAGGGCGGTTCCGGTCTCGGGCTGGCACTGGTCGCGCAGCAGGCCCAATTACACGGTGGTCGAGCCTATTTCGACGACGGCACCCTCGGCGGGGTGCGCCTGGTCTTGGAGCTCCCGGATCGTCCGGTACGGCCCGCGGGCAACGAACACTGAGCCGCCGCAACCGCGTTCCCTCACCGAACCCTCAGATATCCGCCAGTGATTGCGCATTCACCGTCACTACGGTCGAACAGCGTGGCTGGTAAACGTTTTCGCTGGACAGTGCTCACCGCGGTGACCCTCGTGGTCGCCGGCGCGGTATCGGGTGGGGTGATGATTCTCACCCACAGCGAGGACGCACCCGACGATATCGCGATCGTCGATACCGATGCCGGGCCGACGGGCGCGCGGATCGCGCGAGCGCTGGAGTCGGAGGGCACTGCCCGCTGGACCGTGGCCGAACCCGGTGCCAGTGCGGACGATCACGCCGCGGTGATCACCCT
The genomic region above belongs to Nocardia spumae and contains:
- a CDS encoding response regulator transcription factor, with the protein product MTSSDTPTVLVVDDDEDVLSSVERGLRLSGFRVVIARDGAAALRCVAEQSPDAIVLDMNMPVLDGAGVVTALRAMGNEVPICVLSARSSVDDRIAGLESGADDYLVKPFVLKELVARIRALLRRTDNAPAAAPGSITVGPLHIDVAGYRALLNGTEIELTKREFELLSTLARNAGVVLSRERLLELVWGYDFAADTNVVDVFVGYLRRKLESDGTPRLLHTIRGVGFVLRTPK
- a CDS encoding sensor histidine kinase, whose translation is MTETAPAPPRRRFPLLRHSYSLRTRVAGAAALGAIIITAVLSWVSVVALGRTNLAQADQELTIASRIVLMQPIIAVGVLSLVTPNKDMAVTVRDHGEVIASTSVRIPAEEPGSHTVTMEGTPFRVLTTTENQPEGRTVSIAIPLTDAYHTMSEQRRWVLFAAGLAVAAAAGLGWLFGGSAVRPIRDLTRQVSARSGTSKAEVRVDGSGVWEAEKLSDAVNSLLERVHYAQAETAAALETARDFAAVSAHELRTPLTAMRTDLEVLRTLDLDEHQRAEILDDLHRSQGRVEATLAALERLAAGELTDDRDHVETDVGDLVDHAAHDAMRHFPELTVRIDTDRELVTRGLPAGLRLAVDNALTNSARHGGATQALVSAHRSPGGRIVISVDDNGAGIPAAERQQVFDRFIRGANATKGGSGLGLALVAQQAQLHGGRAYFDDGTLGGVRLVLELPDRPVRPAGNEH
- a CDS encoding AMP-binding protein — protein: MNAKQEYRPTYQTSLVDPSDFWRSAAEAISWDVAPTQILDTTAKPTARWFPDARLNTSYNALDRHVRDLTVEPPSTADDTATATETAISDKMGGRADQPALIYDSAMTGTTLVYTYAELLAEVAQFAGAMLRLGVRTGDRVVIYMPMIPEAVIAMLACARIGAVHSVVFGGFAAHELAARIDDAEPVLIVTASGGLEPNKRIEYPPIVLQALDQVRTAAPRTVVVKQREGFPTIRFAAPQPATETLPDSAATVAARWLDWEDMVRDAEPADPVSVAATDPLYILYTSGTTGKPKGVVRDNGGHAVALAWSMRNIYDVSGGQVMLTTSDIGWVVGHSYIVYAPLLVGATTILFEGKPIGTPDSGTYWRLVEQYGVHVMFTAPTALRAIRRADPEAALARRHDLSSLRALFCAGERLDPATYDWTRETVLDGLPDCPVVDHWWQTETGWPVCANPLGLQELPIKPGSASVPVPGYRLRVLDYEGDAVPTGSEGNIVIGLPLPPGSLTTLWRDDERFIRSYLSGYPGHYLTGDSGYFDEDGYLYVLGRSDDVINMAGHRLSAGGIEAAISGHPAVAETAVIGVADELKGQRPIAYVVLKNGVEIELATLRTELVARVRDQIGAIATLHDVTVVRALPKTRSGKILRRTIRQIASGESWEMPATIEDPAVLIALEDQLLAGTDPTADPAPDDATDPTATPNGSSIGS
- a CDS encoding hemophore-related protein; this translates as MRIRGIAATTLTMAGLAAGAALLVPATASADPTGLAAPLLNSTCSFAQVDAALHDKAPQLASILDANPDQKAELKAKFDQPVEQRRAEFQQYLAEHPDEAQRAQQDPRAGGMSQTIQEVADSCHNY
- a CDS encoding sensor histidine kinase, with the translated sequence MRDAARPVGRRWALGNWDLRWKVTAVLAVPLLVAVVLGASRIASEFSDSSHLNQSVDHVEAIPAVTGLSGAAATVAGGQMAAISPTQSLVQDADLTKLDAAIQTAQKAAGKLDGVPGARDALEQMIKGAQTVRAQGTKPSPVLADAINQEESIRQNSVRTVEEIVSQVSDPGVENAKLRLVDALNTRAVEVSQVAAAAKTLTGDAKGGLHDFQIAANTEKYMLGLLAKRFPEGDPTIAELNTLLDNRISMTSGPTVDVGQLPILDIRQSLVDSLADYTKIVNASTGDITKQVDDLASTARAGAIQYAIIVVLTILAALIFAVLVARAMIVPLRKLRLAALRVAEHDLGYEVSRLRDGASPEDVPLEPMPVHTEEEVGQLARAVDDIHGQALRLAADQASMRTQVNDMFETLARRSKSLVDHQLSLIEAMEYDEKDPRLLENLFRLDHLAARMRRNGDNLLILAGTRQRRTKSAPVEIADVLRAAISEVEDYERVKLGATPRGAVTEPAASDLAHLFAELLDNALRASPPETDVKFTFAQAHDQGLLIEVADRGIGMPPAEMAAINKRLESTAEVGRDTARHMGLFVVGRLAERHGLNVRLRSTFDTARDPGVTVTVHVPKAIIVAPSGGSVSVPAQSGEQMSVPTQRPAAPSAASSMQMRGVTRTPSGNMMVTVDPGVSGPIPVSPAADAEDDRTVRANGTAAPAGGAAAGGLPQRQPGNAVPGGLPQRQPGANAPSARHPLADAGSGQRADATTRMSESGMPGLPQREPGANGPQSPSSQPGANLPQRGGSTTPQPTSGLAANMLKRQPGAAGQPPRPGRPTGLPQRPPSGSGLPQRDSGSGLPPREPGAGGLPPRGGSGLPQRGPGSSAPGGADERPAPKPPARELGPTGLPQRTPGTNGAPASEAPSGLPQRESASGGLPQRESANGNGRAQQGSAAGGLPQRTPGSNGAPGRESGPTGLHREPGNGLPQRESGSGLPQRDSGSALPQRGAGSGLPQRESGSGLPQRESGNGLPQRESGAGLPQRDSGGGLPRRESGDGLPQRDSGSGLPQRGSAAGGLPQRQPGAGLPPRPEPTPGLSLPGRDAPQGDSSADGTSADSAGGDGRERGRHSYKSNTQKTASFFQTRLQPAADAGPTLGGTPIFAEMMSAWLSDPSSDRSQVAASFESPGDEGWQAARRAVETSSEKRTAAGLPQRDPGNRLVPGGVIGRADRTTNRDPESIRSSLSRHQQGVRDGRAMGAMNLTGDKGDR